One part of the Microlunatus elymi genome encodes these proteins:
- a CDS encoding cation transporter, giving the protein MTDLSIPGVKSRRDVLTRRIRLLVAATITYNVIEAVVAIVAGSVASSVALVGFGLDSVIEVSSAAAVAWQFSARDHTVRQARERRALRIIALSFFALAGYVTVNAAIALIGGHQAEESLPGIVLAALSVMIMPFLSYAQRRTGRELGSASAVADSKQTLICTYLSAVLLLGLVLNALLGWSWADPLVALVIAGLAVREGVQAWRGDNCCAPVGLTLQPEEENCSTCEPGCDCCN; this is encoded by the coding sequence ATGACCGACCTCAGCATTCCCGGCGTGAAGAGCCGGCGCGATGTCCTCACTCGACGGATCCGGCTGTTGGTCGCGGCCACGATCACCTACAACGTGATCGAGGCCGTGGTAGCAATCGTCGCCGGTTCCGTGGCGTCATCAGTCGCCTTGGTCGGGTTCGGCCTGGATTCGGTGATCGAGGTGTCCTCGGCCGCTGCCGTGGCTTGGCAGTTCTCCGCCCGCGACCACACGGTTCGGCAGGCACGAGAACGCCGCGCGCTGCGGATCATCGCCCTGTCGTTCTTCGCCCTCGCCGGCTACGTCACCGTCAATGCGGCGATCGCCCTGATCGGTGGCCATCAGGCAGAGGAATCCCTACCGGGCATCGTGTTGGCTGCATTGTCGGTGATGATCATGCCGTTCCTGTCCTACGCGCAGCGTCGCACCGGGCGAGAGTTGGGCTCGGCCTCGGCCGTTGCCGATTCCAAGCAGACCCTGATCTGTACCTATCTGTCGGCGGTACTGCTGCTCGGTCTGGTGCTCAACGCGCTGCTCGGCTGGTCTTGGGCCGATCCGCTCGTGGCATTGGTGATCGCCGGCCTCGCCGTTCGTGAAGGAGTTCAAGCCTGGCGCGGCGACAACTGCTGCGCACCGGTCGGCCTAACCCTGCAACCTGAGGAAGAGAACTGCAGCACCTGCGAGCCCGGCTGCGACTGCTGTAACTAA
- a CDS encoding NAD(P)-dependent oxidoreductase gives MLRALVAGENPPDWADAAARDAGIEFVRVGDDQVQDEAVAYVMNSFGRHEPEPVTVDVLARMPKLRIVVYLGQSQEPQDYTSFVDLDAIRSAGVALATTPAGDAVAEAAIGMMIAADLDLVAAATVSSSVINRRGLSGATLGIVGLGQIGRRVAEIGVAMGMKICYTSRHEHPEEVGGNLHAQRRGLDDLCAESDFISVHTSNSAPAGLIGTALERARGAVLINSASAPKLVDPAALLNTLESGNLRRAVVEGRYGEPWQDRLTRLGPHRFVSVPLYSSWDTPAAREAGWNQAIAALSAASDGLVIPNRLV, from the coding sequence ATGCTGCGTGCGTTGGTCGCTGGTGAGAACCCGCCGGACTGGGCGGATGCGGCAGCCCGCGATGCTGGGATCGAGTTCGTGCGGGTCGGCGATGACCAGGTGCAGGACGAGGCTGTGGCTTACGTCATGAACTCATTTGGTCGGCATGAACCAGAGCCGGTCACCGTTGACGTGCTCGCGCGGATGCCAAAGCTACGGATCGTCGTCTACCTGGGCCAGTCGCAGGAACCCCAGGACTACACGAGCTTTGTCGATCTCGATGCGATCCGGTCTGCAGGGGTTGCCCTGGCCACGACTCCTGCTGGTGACGCGGTCGCTGAGGCTGCGATCGGGATGATGATCGCTGCAGACCTGGACCTGGTGGCCGCAGCAACTGTCTCGTCCTCAGTGATCAACCGCCGAGGGCTTTCCGGGGCGACGCTGGGGATTGTCGGCCTCGGGCAGATCGGTCGACGAGTGGCCGAGATCGGGGTGGCGATGGGAATGAAGATTTGCTACACCTCTCGTCACGAACACCCCGAGGAGGTAGGGGGAAATCTTCACGCCCAACGCCGCGGGCTGGATGACCTGTGCGCGGAATCGGATTTCATCAGCGTGCACACGTCCAACAGTGCCCCAGCGGGCCTGATCGGTACGGCACTCGAGCGTGCCCGCGGTGCTGTCTTGATCAACTCGGCGTCCGCTCCAAAGCTTGTCGATCCCGCAGCACTCCTGAACACACTAGAGTCGGGAAACCTTCGTCGTGCTGTCGTGGAAGGCCGTTACGGGGAGCCGTGGCAAGACCGCTTGACGAGGCTCGGACCACACCGGTTCGTCTCGGTACCGCTATACAGCTCTTGGGACACGCCTGCAGCGCGCGAGGCGGGCTGGAATCAGGCAATCGCTGCGCTATCGGCTGCCAGCGACGGCCTGGTCATACCGAATCGCCTCGTCTAG
- a CDS encoding ArsR/SmtB family transcription factor: protein MSTATATLPHTAALARLGHALSDPTRAGVLLALREAPAYPSDLANALGVSRQVMTNQLACLRGCGLVEAIPDGRRVWYRLSDSHLAPSLDELMKVVLYIEPGCCDGEGCSCP, encoded by the coding sequence ATGTCCACTGCCACGGCAACTCTGCCGCACACGGCTGCGCTGGCCAGACTGGGCCACGCGTTGTCGGATCCGACCCGGGCGGGAGTCTTGCTCGCCCTGCGTGAAGCACCCGCCTACCCGTCCGATCTGGCCAACGCCTTGGGAGTTTCGCGTCAGGTGATGACCAACCAGCTGGCCTGTCTTCGGGGTTGCGGTCTGGTCGAGGCCATCCCGGACGGTCGGCGGGTCTGGTACCGGCTGTCGGATTCCCACCTGGCCCCGTCGCTGGACGAGCTGATGAAGGTGGTCCTGTACATCGAACCGGGTTGTTGTGACGGTGAAGGGTGCAGCTGCCCATGA
- a CDS encoding cysteine hydrolase family protein, producing MTAKPADLLSLPLNRVAIVLVDFQNDFCSRDAGDGTSPPPNVNNERAARRANDFAREAAGMGAHVIYTQQVLDWDALSDRQRRWETPGGLCAVGTWGAELYLEPVAGSVTVVKHRFDCWQSADFVRELEDSEIDGLIICGVELVCCVLYAIMGADERGYHYLVPTDLVSGRDTGDETDNKAIRDYLQYNQPERLTTAAELLESWRP from the coding sequence ATGACTGCGAAACCTGCCGACCTGCTTTCTCTACCGCTCAACCGCGTTGCGATTGTGCTGGTCGACTTCCAGAACGACTTCTGCAGCCGGGATGCTGGCGACGGGACCTCGCCGCCACCCAACGTCAACAACGAGCGTGCAGCTCGGCGTGCTAATGACTTCGCCCGGGAGGCAGCCGGGATGGGCGCTCACGTCATCTACACCCAGCAAGTGCTGGACTGGGACGCTCTGTCGGACCGTCAGCGACGCTGGGAGACCCCTGGCGGACTGTGCGCGGTCGGCACGTGGGGTGCCGAGTTGTACCTCGAGCCCGTGGCCGGCTCGGTCACCGTCGTCAAGCATCGATTCGACTGCTGGCAGAGCGCCGACTTCGTGCGCGAGCTTGAGGACAGTGAGATCGACGGCCTCATCATCTGCGGTGTCGAGCTGGTTTGCTGCGTGCTCTACGCGATCATGGGCGCTGACGAACGCGGCTATCACTACCTGGTACCGACGGATCTGGTCTCAGGTAGGGACACGGGTGACGAAACCGACAACAAGGCGATCCGCGACTATCTGCAGTACAACCAGCCTGAGCGACTGACAACAGCCGCTGAGCTGCTGGAGAGTTGGCGACCGTAG
- a CDS encoding VOC family protein, whose amino-acid sequence MAREIAEALERSDISMVQSVLSVRARDWDWVPEEWIADVWRPRLDDLAGADRTLVGQRHVNNVLGRVVFEGSRGQAFVTVLFDEAGKIDGFAIKPDELDGTFGIVVGCDDEDAERLRAFYDLLARAPLGFGEGLGRRPSWQDPEAPQQIHLDFVVTDLEDTEAVVLGHGAVALEDFDDHRVFTDPVGHPFCLYPDTDGRAVGPDRLGVLARVVMDCDDPELLARFWSAVLDMPNRAEDTAHRIVITGETPSLPMLAAQSVEDYRPPQWPDPLHPAQMHLDIGFDDRTMKERVALSHGASRLPAQGGSCPVYADPAGHPFCLCYTGE is encoded by the coding sequence GTGGCCCGAGAGATCGCCGAAGCGTTGGAACGGTCAGACATCAGCATGGTCCAGTCGGTGCTGTCGGTTCGGGCACGGGATTGGGACTGGGTACCGGAGGAGTGGATCGCAGACGTCTGGCGTCCCCGGCTCGATGATCTGGCAGGAGCCGACCGGACACTGGTCGGACAGCGGCACGTCAATAACGTCTTGGGACGGGTCGTGTTCGAAGGCTCCCGTGGCCAGGCATTCGTCACGGTGCTATTCGACGAGGCCGGCAAGATCGACGGCTTCGCGATCAAGCCGGACGAGCTGGACGGCACCTTTGGGATCGTCGTCGGGTGCGACGACGAGGATGCCGAACGGTTGCGGGCGTTCTACGACCTTCTCGCCCGTGCACCCTTGGGATTCGGCGAGGGGCTGGGCCGCCGCCCCTCCTGGCAGGATCCAGAAGCACCACAGCAGATCCATCTCGACTTCGTTGTCACAGACTTGGAAGACACAGAAGCCGTGGTGCTGGGCCATGGGGCGGTGGCGCTCGAGGACTTTGATGATCATCGCGTGTTCACAGATCCGGTCGGACATCCGTTCTGCCTGTATCCAGACACCGACGGCCGAGCTGTGGGCCCTGACCGATTGGGAGTCTTGGCCCGCGTGGTGATGGATTGCGACGATCCGGAACTACTGGCGAGGTTTTGGTCGGCCGTACTCGACATGCCGAATCGAGCCGAGGACACGGCGCACCGCATTGTGATCACAGGCGAGACTCCGAGCTTGCCGATGCTCGCCGCGCAGTCGGTCGAGGACTACCGGCCGCCACAATGGCCCGATCCGCTGCATCCGGCTCAGATGCACCTGGATATCGGCTTCGACGACCGGACAATGAAGGAACGGGTAGCACTCAGCCACGGTGCGAGCCGACTGCCGGCGCAAGGTGGCAGCTGCCCGGTCTACGCCGACCCTGCCGGTCACCCCTTCTGCCTTTGCTACACCGGCGAGTAG
- the nuoF gene encoding NADH-quinone oxidoreductase subunit NuoF translates to MTDPITPQLTADWAQPRAWRLQNYERNNGYQALRHVLAGDPADVVQTIKDSGLRGRGGAGFPTAMKWSLLDPDMSKSRYLVVNADESEPGACKDMPLLMASPHKLVEGIAVTCYGIGAHNAFIYIRGEVLHVIRRLQQAVAEAYSAGYLGTNILGSGFDLDLIVHPGAGAYICGEETALLESLEGRRGQPRLRPPFPAVAGVYGSPTVINNVETIATVPVIIRNGSDWFKALGTERSPGMGIFSVSGHVTHPGQFEVPLGTTLRQLLDFTGGIRKGHRLKFWTPGGSSSPIFTDEHLDLPLDYDSVIGAGSMLGTRSIQVFDETTSVVRAVLRWSEFYKHESCGKCTPCREGTWWLVQILQRLEAGQGQPGDIEKLLDLCDNIGGKAFCGLGDAAVSPINSAIKYFRDEFDTGMHTPAWERLPYQASTLHNNQTNAMA, encoded by the coding sequence ATGACTGATCCCATCACCCCGCAACTGACCGCGGACTGGGCACAACCCCGCGCTTGGAGACTGCAGAACTACGAACGCAACAACGGCTACCAGGCACTGCGCCATGTGCTGGCCGGCGATCCGGCTGATGTCGTGCAAACGATCAAGGACTCCGGCCTGCGAGGGCGCGGCGGTGCAGGTTTCCCCACCGCGATGAAATGGAGCCTGCTCGACCCCGACATGTCCAAATCGCGTTACCTGGTGGTCAACGCCGACGAGTCAGAACCCGGCGCCTGTAAGGACATGCCGCTGCTGATGGCCTCGCCCCACAAGCTGGTCGAGGGCATCGCCGTCACCTGCTATGGCATCGGCGCCCACAACGCCTTCATCTACATCCGCGGTGAAGTGCTGCACGTGATCCGCCGACTCCAACAAGCCGTCGCCGAGGCCTACTCCGCCGGCTACCTCGGCACAAACATCCTCGGCTCCGGGTTCGACCTGGACCTGATCGTCCACCCCGGCGCCGGCGCCTACATCTGCGGCGAAGAAACCGCCCTGTTGGAATCCCTCGAAGGCCGACGTGGCCAACCCCGCCTGCGGCCGCCGTTCCCCGCCGTCGCTGGTGTCTACGGTTCCCCGACCGTGATCAACAATGTCGAAACCATCGCCACCGTGCCCGTGATCATCCGCAACGGATCCGACTGGTTTAAAGCCCTCGGCACCGAACGCAGCCCCGGGATGGGTATCTTCTCCGTCTCCGGTCACGTCACCCACCCCGGCCAGTTCGAGGTTCCTCTCGGCACGACCCTGCGGCAACTCCTTGACTTCACCGGCGGTATCCGCAAAGGGCACCGGCTCAAGTTCTGGACTCCCGGCGGCTCGTCCTCGCCGATCTTCACCGACGAACACCTCGATCTGCCCCTGGACTACGACTCCGTCATCGGCGCCGGGTCGATGCTCGGCACCCGATCCATCCAAGTCTTCGACGAAACCACCTCCGTGGTCCGGGCCGTGTTGCGGTGGTCGGAGTTCTACAAGCACGAATCCTGCGGCAAATGCACACCCTGCCGCGAAGGGACCTGGTGGCTGGTCCAGATCCTCCAGCGACTCGAAGCAGGCCAAGGCCAACCCGGCGACATCGAAAAACTTCTCGACCTGTGCGACAACATCGGTGGCAAAGCGTTCTGCGGCCTCGGCGACGCCGCCGTCAGTCCCATCAACTCAGCGATCAAATACTTCCGCGACGAGTTCGATACCGGCATGCACACCCCAGCCTGGGAACGCCTCCCCTACCAAGCCAGCACACTCCACAACAACCAAACCAACGCCATGGCATAG
- a CDS encoding HAD family hydrolase, which produces MTSDYLIVFDCDGVLVDSERLMQDIDLEMIANLGWPITREEIMEQHLGRSEATVTANIERHLGKPVPDTFVEDRRAAHAAAFRTDLTEVAGITTTLSELQQAGYATCVASSGTHTRIRLMLATANLRGFFADRIFSSEDVERGKPAPDLFLHAAQAMGFEPGRCVVVEDSPSGVAAATAAGMDVIGFCETTPAKALGDATVLISEMAKLSDAIHQLTERTE; this is translated from the coding sequence GTGACCTCCGATTACCTGATCGTGTTCGACTGCGATGGCGTGCTCGTCGACAGCGAACGGCTCATGCAGGACATCGACCTGGAGATGATCGCCAACCTCGGATGGCCGATCACCCGCGAAGAGATTATGGAACAACATCTCGGACGATCCGAGGCAACCGTCACGGCCAACATCGAACGTCATCTCGGCAAACCAGTCCCCGACACATTCGTCGAGGATCGACGAGCCGCCCATGCCGCAGCATTCCGAACCGACCTCACCGAAGTCGCCGGCATCACCACCACGCTGTCCGAACTCCAGCAGGCCGGCTACGCCACCTGCGTCGCATCCTCGGGAACCCACACCAGGATTCGTCTCATGCTCGCCACCGCGAACCTGCGCGGCTTCTTCGCCGATCGGATCTTCAGCTCCGAGGACGTCGAGCGAGGCAAACCCGCCCCCGACCTGTTCCTTCACGCTGCCCAGGCGATGGGATTCGAACCTGGTCGATGCGTCGTGGTTGAGGACAGTCCATCCGGGGTCGCGGCGGCGACCGCGGCCGGGATGGATGTGATCGGATTCTGCGAGACGACGCCGGCCAAAGCGCTTGGCGACGCGACCGTGCTCATCTCGGAAATGGCCAAACTCTCTGACGCGATCCATCAGCTCACCGAACGAACCGAGTAA
- a CDS encoding MazG nucleotide pyrophosphohydrolase domain-containing protein yields MSTNDGGPAGSATFAQFQDYVKKLEQDRGFAGESVLQKCLLLGEEVGELFRSVRKTSGVGVDVATEHQENPAHEMADILIVLATIANRLDIDLGEAIRAKEQINASRRWS; encoded by the coding sequence GTGAGTACCAATGACGGAGGGCCGGCGGGATCCGCGACATTCGCTCAGTTCCAGGACTACGTGAAGAAGCTTGAGCAGGATCGCGGGTTTGCAGGCGAGAGCGTTCTTCAGAAGTGTCTGTTGCTTGGTGAGGAGGTGGGCGAACTCTTCAGGTCGGTCCGCAAGACATCCGGCGTCGGGGTGGATGTTGCGACTGAGCACCAGGAGAATCCCGCCCACGAGATGGCTGACATTCTCATCGTCCTGGCGACCATTGCGAATCGCCTGGACATTGACCTCGGCGAAGCGATCCGCGCCAAGGAACAGATCAACGCAAGCCGCCGGTGGAGCTGA
- a CDS encoding GNAT family N-acetyltransferase — translation MPKSTLIGNLANLARLDRQSSNRQMNFEPLHRRHRQQVAELYLASCPPNVGATDLDDALTEMDATYAGDFGELITDASLVALRGEQAVGSIQVVRRSPWDPDLDCPFIIELFVRPDARGHGIARTLLTRAALACQRLGEMQIALRTSDEGGTSQAAFHLYDQAGMLPRPTAK, via the coding sequence ATGCCCAAAAGCACCCTTATCGGCAACCTTGCCAACCTCGCTCGCCTCGACCGGCAGAGCTCCAACCGCCAGATGAACTTCGAGCCACTCCATCGCAGACACCGCCAACAAGTCGCCGAGCTGTACCTCGCCTCTTGCCCTCCCAACGTCGGCGCGACAGACCTTGACGACGCACTCACCGAAATGGATGCGACCTACGCCGGGGACTTCGGAGAGCTGATTACCGATGCGTCACTAGTCGCCCTGCGGGGTGAACAAGCGGTCGGATCAATCCAGGTCGTCCGTCGATCGCCCTGGGACCCCGACCTCGACTGCCCATTCATCATCGAGCTGTTCGTCCGGCCGGACGCCCGTGGTCACGGCATCGCTCGAACACTCCTCACCCGTGCAGCGCTCGCCTGCCAACGGCTCGGCGAAATGCAGATCGCCCTTCGCACCAGCGATGAGGGCGGGACATCACAGGCGGCCTTCCACCTCTACGATCAAGCGGGCATGCTTCCGCGACCAACAGCCAAATAG